Genomic window (Astatotilapia calliptera unplaced genomic scaffold, fAstCal1.2 U_scaffold_225, whole genome shotgun sequence):
GACTGAATGGATGtattctgtgttgtgtgtgtgtatatgtgttagATCTCCATGAAAGAGCACCTGGAGGACAGCCTGCTGGAGTGCACCATGCAAGACCTGCTACGCTATGACGACTACAACAACGATGGCCATCTCAGCCTCCACGAGTTCTACACAGCTTTCCGTAAATATTTTTctatccttttttttccccttacaaAAAATGCACAGTTAATCTGTTAAAATATGTACGTATAATACTAACATATAGCGACATAAGCcatttatttgttaaaaaagatGGCACAAAAAATATGTGTAAGGTACGGGTGACGTACTTACTGTTGGTACATTTTAGAATTTCACAACATCACAATTCAATCAGCCTC
Coding sequences:
- the LOC113017854 gene encoding follistatin-related protein 5-like; translated protein: MSEYNKLKSMLLDMQPKALKAGEQNQKRDMEEKRALVDTMFKYLDANQDGRLISDELEKISMKEHLEDSLLECTMQDLLRYDDYNNDGHLSLHEFYTAFRKYFSILFFPLTKNAQLIC